In Magnetospirillum sp. XM-1, a single window of DNA contains:
- a CDS encoding SCO family protein, with the protein MVSASLQAQAAPTVSATAEEALKRSRAAEGNVVGSHQLTDQDGQPVDLTQFRGKPVVISMIYTACDHTCPVTTQNVARAVSGTRKALGDDSFQVLSIGFDTVRDTPAALKTYARQQGIDLKNWTFLAGNQATMEALSADLGFTWYVTSRGFDHIAQTTVLDKDGRIYRQVYGENFELPLLVEPLKDLVLGRTAALTSLQSISDRVRFFCTVYDPHSDAYRFDYGIFFSIGSGFLAVLTIIWMTIRMWRDSRRTS; encoded by the coding sequence TTGGTTTCAGCCAGCCTCCAGGCCCAAGCGGCGCCAACCGTTTCCGCCACCGCGGAGGAGGCGCTGAAGCGTTCGCGCGCCGCCGAGGGCAATGTGGTGGGCTCCCACCAGCTGACCGATCAGGACGGCCAGCCGGTCGACCTCACCCAGTTTCGCGGCAAGCCGGTGGTGATCAGCATGATCTACACCGCCTGCGACCACACCTGTCCGGTGACCACCCAGAACGTGGCCAGGGCGGTTTCCGGCACCCGCAAGGCGCTGGGCGACGACAGCTTCCAGGTTCTGTCCATCGGCTTCGACACGGTGCGCGACACGCCGGCCGCTCTGAAGACCTATGCCCGCCAGCAGGGCATCGACCTCAAGAACTGGACCTTCCTGGCGGGCAACCAGGCCACCATGGAGGCCCTGTCGGCCGATCTCGGCTTTACCTGGTACGTGACCTCGCGCGGGTTCGACCACATCGCCCAGACCACCGTTCTGGACAAGGACGGCCGCATCTACCGCCAGGTCTACGGCGAGAATTTCGAGCTGCCGCTGCTGGTCGAGCCGCTGAAGGATCTGGTGCTGGGCCGCACGGCGGCGCTGACCTCGCTGCAATCCATCAGCGACCGGGTCCGGTTCTTCTGCACCGTCTATGATCCGCACTCGGACGCCTACCGCTTTGATTACGGTATTTTTTTCAGCATCGGCTCGGGGTTCCTGGCCGTGCTGACCATCATCTGGATGACCATCCGCATGTGGCGCGACTCGCGCCGGACATCTTGA
- the cyoE gene encoding heme o synthase translates to MTANLKVLASVFKLRIGVFCALAAIAGALVTPSAVPQTSQVVAVAMAVLLSAAAAGAFNHYWERDIDPMMNRTRNRPFASGQFAAGPLWPLGLLALTVAAVALAAFAANAWAALHVFLGAFVYGIVYTVWLKRRTAWNIVIGGLSGSFAVLAGAAVAVPTLSPQSLVLALILFLWTPPHFWSLATALKDDYAAAGIPMLPVVKPESETNWIILANTIALVASSLLPFFFGAGPLYMGAAILGGVWFIYKSVLLVMRPGRKAAMGNFFASLIQLVLLLTAVMVEPLLAG, encoded by the coding sequence ATGACGGCGAACCTCAAAGTCCTGGCATCGGTGTTCAAGCTGCGCATCGGCGTGTTCTGCGCCCTGGCGGCCATTGCTGGAGCCCTGGTCACCCCGAGTGCCGTTCCCCAGACCTCCCAGGTCGTGGCCGTGGCCATGGCCGTGCTGCTGTCGGCCGCCGCCGCCGGGGCCTTCAATCATTACTGGGAGCGCGACATCGATCCGATGATGAACCGCACCCGCAACCGTCCTTTCGCCTCCGGCCAGTTCGCCGCCGGTCCGCTGTGGCCCCTGGGGCTGCTGGCGTTGACCGTCGCCGCGGTGGCCCTGGCCGCCTTCGCCGCCAATGCCTGGGCGGCGCTGCACGTATTCCTCGGTGCCTTCGTCTATGGCATCGTCTACACCGTCTGGCTGAAGCGCCGCACCGCCTGGAACATCGTCATCGGCGGTCTGTCCGGCAGCTTCGCCGTGCTGGCCGGTGCCGCCGTGGCGGTGCCGACCTTGAGCCCCCAATCGCTGGTCCTGGCCCTGATCCTGTTCCTGTGGACGCCGCCCCATTTCTGGAGCCTGGCGACCGCACTCAAGGACGACTACGCCGCCGCCGGCATTCCCATGCTGCCGGTGGTCAAGCCGGAATCCGAGACCAACTGGATCATCCTGGCCAATACCATCGCCCTGGTGGCGTCGTCGCTGCTGCCCTTCTTCTTCGGCGCCGGACCGCTCTACATGGGCGCGGCGATCCTGGGCGGCGTGTGGTTCATCTACAAGAGCGTCCTGCTGGTCATGCGCCCGGGGCGCAAGGCCGCCATGGGCAATTTCTTCGCTTCGCTGATCCAGCTGGTCCTACTCTTGACCGCCGTCATGGTTGAGCCGCTGCTGGCGGGGTAG
- a CDS encoding cbb3-type cytochrome c oxidase subunit I gives MVAKPVFRTCGFTGLKIHDDAEKLIKINAVTAIVVLALGGLFGLLVVLTRWPTVHLLPADLFYLALTAHGIDILIVWCIFFEVALMYFASSILLQTRIATPKMGWVAYALMVLGAAITNWKVLEGNSSVMMTSYVPMQADPLFYVGLILFAVGALIACFIFLGTLVVAKAEKTYEGSIPLVTFGALVACIIAIYTIASGAIILIPTFLWSIGLISHIDPLMYKVVWWGMGHSSQQINVAAHIAVWYAIAAILFGAKPLSEKVSRCAYLTYIFFLQIASAHHLLVEPGLSSAYKIFNTSYGMYLAVLGSMIHGLTVPGCIEAAQRRKGFNNGMFEWLRKAPWGNPVFSGMFLSLILFGFLGGISGVTMGVEQINIMIHNTIYVPGHFHATVAAGTTLAFMAITYFLVPVLFGRELVMPGLAKLQPYLFGLGMGVFSLFMMGAGTLGVSRRHWDMAFSDAPHAFAHAPAAFLMMGIVGVAGVIAVIGGALFVLIIVGSVLFGKPVVHAPAAAAPAPSPVASYGNAEHVAVPGTFALALLFLTMFVLYYFVNWKYLASTWIMS, from the coding sequence ATGGTTGCCAAGCCCGTATTTCGAACCTGCGGCTTCACGGGTCTGAAGATCCATGATGACGCAGAGAAGCTGATCAAGATCAACGCGGTCACCGCCATCGTGGTGCTGGCCCTCGGTGGTCTGTTCGGCCTTCTCGTCGTCCTGACCCGTTGGCCGACCGTGCACCTGCTGCCGGCCGACCTGTTCTACCTGGCGCTGACCGCGCACGGTATCGACATCCTGATCGTCTGGTGCATCTTCTTCGAAGTTGCCCTGATGTACTTCGCTTCGTCCATCCTGCTGCAGACCCGCATCGCCACGCCCAAGATGGGCTGGGTTGCGTATGCCCTGATGGTCCTGGGCGCCGCCATCACCAACTGGAAGGTCCTCGAGGGCAATTCCAGCGTGATGATGACCTCCTACGTGCCGATGCAGGCTGACCCGCTGTTCTACGTGGGCCTGATCCTGTTCGCCGTGGGTGCCCTGATCGCCTGCTTCATCTTCCTGGGCACCCTGGTGGTCGCCAAGGCGGAGAAGACCTACGAGGGTTCCATTCCGCTGGTCACCTTCGGTGCGCTGGTGGCTTGCATCATCGCCATCTACACCATCGCGTCCGGCGCCATCATCCTGATCCCGACCTTCCTGTGGTCGATCGGGCTGATCAGCCACATCGACCCGCTGATGTACAAGGTCGTGTGGTGGGGCATGGGTCACTCGTCGCAGCAGATCAACGTGGCCGCCCACATCGCCGTGTGGTACGCCATCGCCGCGATCCTGTTCGGCGCCAAGCCGCTGTCCGAGAAGGTCAGCCGCTGCGCTTACCTGACCTACATCTTCTTCCTGCAGATCGCTTCGGCCCACCACCTGCTGGTGGAGCCCGGCCTGTCGTCCGCCTATAAGATCTTCAACACCTCGTACGGCATGTACCTCGCCGTGCTGGGTTCGATGATCCACGGTCTGACCGTCCCGGGTTGCATCGAGGCGGCTCAGCGTCGCAAGGGCTTCAACAACGGCATGTTCGAATGGCTCCGTAAGGCCCCCTGGGGCAATCCGGTGTTCTCGGGCATGTTCCTGTCCCTGATCCTGTTCGGCTTCCTCGGCGGCATCTCCGGTGTCACCATGGGCGTGGAACAGATCAACATCATGATCCACAACACCATCTACGTGCCCGGCCACTTCCACGCGACTGTGGCGGCCGGTACGACGCTGGCGTTCATGGCGATCACGTACTTCCTGGTCCCGGTCCTGTTCGGTCGCGAACTGGTCATGCCGGGCCTGGCCAAGCTCCAGCCGTACCTGTTCGGCCTGGGCATGGGCGTGTTCTCCCTGTTCATGATGGGTGCCGGTACGCTGGGCGTGTCCCGTCGTCACTGGGACATGGCCTTCTCGGACGCTCCGCACGCTTTCGCTCACGCTCCCGCTGCCTTCCTCATGATGGGCATCGTTGGCGTGGCTGGCGTGATCGCGGTGATCGGCGGCGCTCTGTTCGTCCTGATCATCGTGGGCTCGGTGCTGTTCGGCAAGCCGGTGGTGCATGCTCCGGCCGCGGCCGCTCCGGCTCCTTCGCCGGTGGCTTCGTACGGCAATGCCGAGCACGTGGCCGTTCCGGGCACCTTCGCCCTGGCGCTGCTCTTCCTGACGATGTTTGTGCTCTACTACTTCGTCAACTGGAAGTATCTGGCCAGCACCTGGATCATGAGCTGA
- a CDS encoding quinol oxidase — protein sequence MLKGFAPLALLAATLILALGWLMGRTGGLDVLPSESYKADLAEFHGRHLALLAAHGTGQSVDGIPVVRPPAGSDIPMLAKRWEFSPALELEPGKTYRLHLLAEDTVHSAAIGEAEVLLTPGQARVVSLTAPASGRVRLQCAEYCGLSHTKMIGSIEVVAKAP from the coding sequence ATGCTTAAGGGTTTTGCGCCGCTCGCTCTGCTGGCCGCCACGCTGATCCTGGCTCTGGGCTGGCTGATGGGCCGCACCGGCGGCCTCGACGTGCTGCCGTCGGAAAGCTACAAGGCCGATCTGGCCGAGTTCCACGGCCGCCATCTGGCCCTGCTGGCCGCCCATGGCACCGGCCAGAGCGTGGACGGCATTCCGGTGGTGCGCCCGCCCGCCGGGTCCGACATTCCCATGCTGGCCAAGCGCTGGGAGTTCAGCCCCGCCTTGGAGCTGGAGCCGGGCAAGACCTACCGCCTGCATCTGCTGGCCGAAGACACCGTCCACTCGGCGGCCATCGGCGAGGCCGAGGTGCTGCTGACCCCCGGCCAGGCCCGGGTGGTCAGCCTGACCGCGCCAGCGTCGGGCCGGGTGCGCCTGCAATGCGCCGAGTATTGCGGTCTCAGCCATACCAAGATGATCGGCTCCATCGAGGTGGTGGCCAAGGCTCCGTAA
- a CDS encoding fused MFS/spermidine synthase codes for MARATIVITGAAILCLQLIASRVMTPFFGVSLLIWTGILSVTLLCLALGYYYGGVFCRERSSDQIRAAYYLAPTLSGGWLVAAVLLYPVCLGPLAQLSLVGGAFLASVLLLAVPLVLLSALNPLLVALERPLHGEADSGAGWVFFISTIGSVGGVLVAAFGLIPHLSGRHSILAIAAALCLLGGVGGKRGRGLALAGLAAALALAILDPAGRKGRDARDGEDRPWRTIAAYPSAFGVLKVVELGEGPGMLRILFNDGLAQNGFDAEGRPALQFTHFLEAGAAHLAPGARKVLVLGLGAGVIPAAFEARGAAVEVVEINRRAYDAAGDHFGYRPGPATRLVFADARTQVRGCAPDHDIVFIDLFSGDGIPEHLLTSEFFADIRRCLGEGGVVAINSFLDSRHMEPIAAVLATLTRVFGRVAMVEQDRPPSRPVTNGFLFAARQPDRLDRLADLRIESGSVSPRMAEQMTASLASLRFVDRASPLLAGAPVLTDEDNPLSALAAPAQMAYRRSMVGTIPDPILAD; via the coding sequence ATGGCGCGGGCGACCATCGTGATCACGGGGGCGGCGATCCTGTGCCTGCAGCTGATCGCGTCCCGGGTGATGACGCCGTTCTTCGGCGTCAGCCTGCTGATCTGGACCGGCATCCTGTCGGTCACCCTGCTGTGTCTGGCGCTTGGCTATTATTATGGCGGCGTTTTCTGCCGTGAGCGTTCTTCCGACCAGATCCGGGCCGCCTATTACCTGGCGCCCACCCTGTCGGGGGGCTGGCTGGTGGCCGCCGTCCTGCTCTATCCGGTCTGCCTCGGGCCGCTGGCCCAGCTGAGCCTGGTGGGCGGAGCCTTCCTGGCCTCGGTCCTGCTGCTGGCCGTGCCGCTGGTCCTGCTGTCGGCGCTCAATCCCCTGCTGGTGGCCCTGGAGCGGCCCTTGCACGGCGAGGCGGATTCCGGGGCCGGCTGGGTGTTCTTCATCAGCACCATCGGCTCGGTGGGGGGCGTTCTGGTGGCCGCTTTCGGGCTGATCCCCCATCTGTCCGGCCGTCATTCCATTCTCGCCATCGCCGCCGCCCTGTGCCTGCTGGGAGGCGTGGGCGGCAAGCGGGGCCGGGGGCTGGCCCTGGCCGGTCTGGCCGCCGCCCTGGCCCTGGCCATCCTCGATCCCGCCGGGCGAAAGGGGCGCGACGCCCGCGACGGCGAGGACAGGCCCTGGCGCACCATCGCCGCCTATCCTTCCGCCTTCGGGGTGCTGAAGGTGGTGGAACTGGGCGAGGGGCCGGGGATGCTTCGCATCCTGTTCAACGACGGCCTGGCCCAGAACGGTTTCGACGCCGAGGGCCGCCCGGCGCTGCAATTCACCCATTTCCTCGAGGCCGGCGCCGCCCATCTGGCGCCCGGGGCCCGCAAGGTTCTGGTTCTCGGCCTGGGGGCCGGGGTGATTCCGGCCGCCTTCGAGGCAAGGGGGGCCGCCGTCGAGGTGGTGGAGATCAACCGCCGCGCCTATGACGCGGCCGGCGACCATTTCGGCTATCGGCCCGGCCCGGCCACCCGGCTGGTGTTCGCCGACGCCCGCACCCAGGTGCGCGGCTGCGCCCCCGACCACGACATCGTCTTCATCGACCTGTTCTCGGGCGACGGCATCCCCGAGCATCTGCTGACCAGCGAGTTCTTCGCCGACATCCGGCGCTGTTTGGGCGAGGGGGGCGTGGTGGCCATCAACAGCTTCCTCGATTCGCGCCATATGGAGCCCATCGCCGCCGTCCTGGCCACCCTGACCCGGGTGTTCGGGCGCGTCGCCATGGTGGAACAGGACCGCCCGCCGTCGCGTCCGGTCACCAACGGCTTTTTGTTCGCGGCGCGCCAGCCCGACCGCCTCGACCGTCTGGCTGATCTGCGGATCGAGTCCGGATCGGTGTCGCCCCGCATGGCCGAGCAGATGACCGCGTCGCTGGCTTCGCTGCGCTTCGTCGATCGGGCCTCGCCGCTGCTGGCCGGCGCCCCCGTGCTGACCGACGAGGACAACCCGCTGTCCGCCCTGGCTGCGCCGGCCCAGATGGCCTATCGCCGCTCCATGGTCGGCACCATTCCCGATCCCATCCTGGCGGATTGA
- a CDS encoding TlpA disulfide reductase family protein, producing MSDRILILVALSLILAMVAGTAIQIRKPQPTPILVKESMRRPDYAIALENPMTTDMAGVTKPFHERVNKPTVVNFWATWCIPCVRELPLFAKFKPVAEAAGIQVLTVNVDKEGAPVAKKFLEEHGITDMPVILDPDGSVSKALKVRGMPTALLVNAKGEETARMEGEADWAGQGVIDVVRELLALPSHPVLAK from the coding sequence ATGTCCGACCGCATTCTCATCCTGGTGGCCCTGTCACTGATCCTCGCCATGGTGGCCGGCACGGCGATCCAGATCCGCAAGCCGCAGCCCACGCCCATCCTGGTCAAGGAATCCATGCGGCGGCCGGACTACGCCATCGCCCTGGAAAACCCCATGACCACCGACATGGCCGGCGTGACCAAGCCCTTCCACGAGCGCGTCAACAAGCCCACCGTGGTGAACTTCTGGGCCACCTGGTGCATTCCCTGCGTGCGTGAGCTGCCGCTGTTCGCCAAGTTCAAGCCCGTTGCCGAGGCGGCGGGCATCCAGGTGCTGACCGTCAACGTCGACAAGGAAGGCGCCCCGGTCGCCAAGAAGTTCCTGGAGGAGCACGGCATCACCGACATGCCGGTGATTCTCGATCCCGACGGTTCGGTGTCAAAGGCGCTGAAGGTGCGCGGCATGCCCACCGCCCTGCTGGTCAACGCCAAGGGCGAGGAAACCGCCCGCATGGAAGGCGAGGCCGACTGGGCGGGGCAGGGCGTCATCGATGTGGTCCGCGAGCTGCTGGCCCTGCCGTCCCATCCCGTGTTGGCCAAGTAG
- a CDS encoding cbb3-type cytochrome c oxidase subunit I, whose protein sequence is MDGLSAARRAELRGWALLAIGSLAIAGLLALALGLSRTPKVQELLPWGPHFFYRALVTHVVLSFEVWFLAALGALSAMAAPPCPKGDALGRVALILGSLGVALLLIPALADQGEPSLNNYVPVVGHKLFYIGLGVHAAGVALACLRLLPVLRNHRVVPFGIACAGLAYLAALACFLIAWALIPAGTDADLFNERVFWGGGHVLQLVNTMILMIAWQALSEKHFGAGPVPAGLGRASFAALALFAVVSPLIYAVGGDVLGLEHRQVFTRLLWVGLPLPPLVMGMGLAWRIVQGPRDWRSPAFLSLALSLFVFAIGGFAGFFLGVADTRTPSHYHAVIGGVQLGLMGVVLVHLLPALGRNIGTGRGVRLQFHLYGWGQLVHALGFFLAGAAGVPRKTTGVDQGLNTLWKKVSMGVVGMGTGLAVLGGVIFVWMALSRLLKRGEEDGNA, encoded by the coding sequence ATGGACGGCTTGTCGGCGGCGCGCCGGGCCGAGTTGCGCGGCTGGGCGCTGCTGGCCATCGGTTCGCTGGCCATCGCCGGGCTGCTGGCCCTGGCGCTGGGGCTGTCGCGCACGCCCAAGGTGCAGGAGCTCCTGCCCTGGGGGCCGCATTTCTTCTACCGCGCCCTGGTCACCCATGTGGTGCTGTCCTTCGAGGTCTGGTTCCTGGCCGCCCTGGGGGCACTGTCGGCCATGGCCGCGCCGCCTTGTCCCAAGGGTGACGCCCTGGGCCGCGTCGCGCTGATCCTCGGTTCGCTGGGCGTGGCGCTGCTGCTGATTCCCGCCCTGGCGGACCAGGGCGAGCCTTCGCTCAACAATTATGTCCCGGTGGTCGGGCACAAGCTGTTCTATATCGGCCTCGGGGTGCATGCCGCCGGCGTGGCGCTGGCCTGCCTGCGGCTGTTGCCGGTGCTGCGCAATCATAGGGTGGTGCCGTTCGGCATCGCTTGCGCCGGTCTGGCCTATCTGGCCGCCCTGGCCTGCTTCCTGATCGCCTGGGCGCTGATTCCGGCCGGCACCGACGCCGACCTGTTCAACGAGCGGGTGTTCTGGGGCGGCGGCCACGTGCTGCAGCTGGTCAACACCATGATCCTGATGATCGCCTGGCAGGCGCTGTCGGAAAAGCATTTCGGCGCCGGCCCGGTTCCCGCCGGGCTGGGCCGCGCCTCCTTCGCGGCGCTTGCCCTGTTCGCGGTGGTCTCGCCGCTGATCTACGCCGTGGGCGGCGACGTGCTGGGGCTCGAGCACCGGCAGGTCTTCACCCGGCTGCTGTGGGTGGGGCTGCCGCTGCCGCCCCTGGTGATGGGCATGGGGCTGGCCTGGAGGATCGTCCAGGGACCGCGCGACTGGCGATCGCCCGCCTTCCTGTCCCTGGCGCTGTCGCTGTTCGTCTTCGCCATCGGCGGTTTCGCCGGTTTCTTCCTCGGCGTGGCCGATACCCGGACGCCGTCCCATTACCATGCGGTGATCGGCGGCGTGCAACTGGGGTTGATGGGCGTGGTGCTGGTCCATCTGCTGCCCGCTCTGGGCCGCAATATCGGCACGGGCAGGGGCGTGCGCCTGCAGTTCCACCTCTACGGCTGGGGCCAGCTGGTCCATGCGCTGGGATTCTTCCTGGCCGGGGCCGCCGGCGTGCCGCGCAAGACCACCGGCGTGGACCAGGGCCTCAACACCCTGTGGAAGAAGGTTTCCATGGGCGTGGTGGGCATGGGAACCGGCCTGGCGGTGCTGGGCGGCGTCATTTTCGTGTGGATGGCGCTTTCCCGTCTGCTCAAGCGGGGCGAGGAGGACGGCAATGCTTAA
- a CDS encoding COX15/CtaA family protein — translation MTTMSRSFGRSDLTNGAHRDVAIWLLACCFMVAVMVLLGGLTRLTHSGLSMVEWEPIVGIIPPLNEADWQLFFAKYKQTPEYIKVNAGMSLADFKGIFWLEYIHRVWGRLIGMVFGLPLLWLVFSGRIGKAMVPRLIGVFLLGAAQGGMGWFMVKSGLVDNPHVSHYRLTAHLALAFLIHAWMFWLALDILADHRPAPRRLHGEAGGILSWLRWLTVLVVVTLLFGGLVAGLKAGLIYNTWPLMDGAIIPKDLFPDGFHSLFEDIKTVQFGHRTLAEITIAVALVGWYRARARLGAQVPAAIHAVAIMALVQVGLGIGTLVLVVPISLASAHQMGAMALLTLCLWAIHDLRRRI, via the coding sequence ATGACCACCATGTCGCGATCCTTCGGCCGCTCCGATCTCACCAACGGCGCTCATCGCGACGTGGCGATCTGGCTGCTGGCCTGTTGCTTCATGGTGGCGGTGATGGTGCTGCTGGGCGGTTTGACCCGGCTTACCCATTCCGGCCTGTCCATGGTCGAGTGGGAGCCCATCGTCGGCATCATCCCCCCCCTCAACGAGGCCGATTGGCAGCTGTTCTTCGCGAAGTACAAGCAGACCCCCGAATACATCAAGGTCAACGCCGGCATGAGTCTGGCGGACTTCAAGGGAATTTTCTGGCTTGAGTACATCCACCGCGTGTGGGGCCGCCTGATCGGCATGGTCTTCGGCCTGCCCCTGCTGTGGCTGGTCTTCTCGGGCCGCATCGGCAAGGCGATGGTTCCCCGTCTGATCGGCGTGTTCCTGCTGGGCGCCGCCCAGGGCGGCATGGGCTGGTTCATGGTCAAGAGCGGCCTGGTGGACAATCCGCACGTCTCCCATTACCGGCTGACCGCCCATCTGGCCCTGGCCTTCCTGATTCACGCCTGGATGTTCTGGCTGGCGCTGGACATCCTGGCCGACCACCGGCCGGCGCCGCGCCGCCTGCATGGCGAGGCCGGCGGGATCTTGTCCTGGCTGCGCTGGCTGACCGTCCTGGTGGTGGTCACCTTGCTGTTCGGCGGCCTGGTGGCCGGCCTGAAGGCCGGGCTGATCTACAATACCTGGCCGCTGATGGATGGCGCGATCATCCCCAAGGATCTGTTCCCCGACGGTTTCCATTCCCTGTTCGAGGACATCAAGACCGTCCAGTTCGGCCACCGCACCCTGGCCGAGATCACCATCGCGGTGGCCCTGGTCGGCTGGTATCGCGCCCGCGCCCGCCTCGGCGCCCAGGTTCCCGCCGCCATCCATGCGGTCGCGATCATGGCCCTGGTCCAGGTCGGGCTGGGAATCGGGACCCTGGTCCTGGTGGTGCCCATCTCGCTGGCTTCGGCTCATCAGATGGGGGCGATGGCCCTGCTCACCCTATGCCTGTGGGCCATCCACGACCTGCGCCGCCGCATCTGA
- a CDS encoding cytochrome C oxidase subunit II, with the protein MSITPPEQKVWFNEPVEKTEVIWVIIALTWALIMFAMMPLWHLKGTQNMSNEAYRIQPDVYQARVDAFVEKYKVGEEGHAKTPVVRPPAGSDVYMMARLWEWYPVLELEKGKSYRLHLSSLDWQHGFSVQPANINLQVHPGIDEVVTITPTDSGDFGIICNEYCGIGHHTMLGKIRVVAGK; encoded by the coding sequence ATGTCTATTACTCCTCCGGAGCAAAAAGTCTGGTTCAACGAGCCCGTTGAGAAGACCGAGGTCATCTGGGTGATCATTGCCCTGACCTGGGCGCTGATCATGTTCGCCATGATGCCGCTGTGGCACCTCAAGGGCACCCAGAACATGTCCAACGAAGCCTATCGCATCCAGCCGGATGTGTATCAGGCCCGCGTGGACGCTTTCGTCGAGAAGTACAAGGTGGGCGAAGAAGGCCACGCCAAGACCCCGGTGGTTCGTCCCCCGGCCGGTTCTGACGTGTACATGATGGCCCGCCTGTGGGAGTGGTACCCGGTTCTCGAACTCGAGAAGGGCAAGTCCTACCGCCTGCACCTCTCGTCGTTGGATTGGCAGCATGGTTTCTCCGTGCAGCCCGCCAACATCAATCTGCAGGTCCATCCTGGCATCGACGAGGTGGTGACCATCACCCCGACCGATTCCGGCGATTTCGGCATCATCTGCAACGAATACTGCGGTATCGGCCACCACACCATGCTCGGAAAAATCCGAGTCGTGGCTGGCAAGTAA
- a CDS encoding hydrogenase iron-sulfur subunit, giving the protein MLVGRESNPMYCLGAMSWYFFWIVGASGLYLFVPYDTSAVRAWSSIEYISREQWYWGGLIRSLHRYGSDAMVLTMMLHLLREWCLDRYHGARWFAWFTGVPLIWMVFSSGVTGYWLVWDELAQYLAIGTAEWMDFLGIFGQSIARNFLNPGALTDRFFTLLIFIHIAVPLFLLMAMWVHILRINHANTNPPKPLVIGSSIMLVALSLLHPAQSHPAADLGKAIGDLNPDWYFMALYPLYDAKGPLVTWAVSIGASMFLSLMPWMAFRRKRRAAAVVTPDICNACGNCAADCPFGAVVLRPRAPDATGQAKVAVVQPDLCTSCGMCMASCNKTNPFLPHKGEARPTAIDIPDFTFDVMVKRVSARTHGLVGKNRVLIIGCEHGAVLDHLKGPSVGVLPLHCTGMMPPSLIDYVLNKDLADGVLVTACRPGECFYRLGPEWTELRMNGQRVPKLRGAVSRDRVRLFWAASTETKALMAELAAFRVALEELPPVERPESTKRRVAE; this is encoded by the coding sequence ATGCTGGTTGGGCGCGAGTCCAACCCCATGTACTGCCTGGGCGCCATGTCGTGGTACTTCTTCTGGATCGTCGGCGCGTCGGGGCTGTACCTGTTCGTGCCCTACGACACCAGCGCGGTGCGCGCCTGGAGCTCCATCGAGTACATCTCGCGCGAGCAATGGTACTGGGGCGGTCTGATCCGCTCGCTGCACCGCTACGGCTCGGACGCCATGGTGCTCACCATGATGCTGCATCTGCTGCGCGAATGGTGCCTGGACCGTTATCACGGCGCCCGCTGGTTCGCCTGGTTCACCGGCGTGCCGCTGATTTGGATGGTGTTCAGCTCGGGCGTCACCGGCTATTGGCTGGTGTGGGACGAACTGGCCCAGTACCTGGCCATCGGCACCGCCGAGTGGATGGACTTCCTGGGCATCTTCGGCCAGAGCATCGCGCGCAACTTCCTCAATCCCGGCGCGCTGACCGACCGCTTCTTCACCCTGCTGATCTTCATCCACATCGCCGTGCCGCTGTTCCTGCTGATGGCCATGTGGGTGCATATCCTGCGCATCAACCACGCCAACACCAATCCGCCCAAGCCGCTGGTCATCGGCTCGTCGATCATGCTGGTGGCGCTGTCGCTGCTTCATCCCGCCCAGAGCCATCCGGCCGCCGACCTGGGCAAGGCCATCGGCGATCTCAATCCCGACTGGTACTTCATGGCGCTGTACCCGCTGTACGACGCCAAGGGGCCGCTGGTGACCTGGGCGGTGTCCATCGGCGCCTCCATGTTCCTGTCGCTGATGCCGTGGATGGCCTTCCGCCGCAAGCGCCGCGCCGCCGCCGTGGTCACTCCCGACATCTGCAACGCCTGCGGCAATTGCGCCGCCGACTGCCCGTTCGGTGCCGTGGTGCTGCGTCCGCGTGCCCCCGACGCCACCGGCCAGGCCAAGGTGGCGGTGGTCCAGCCCGACCTGTGCACCAGCTGCGGCATGTGCATGGCGTCGTGCAACAAGACCAACCCCTTCCTGCCCCATAAGGGCGAGGCCCGGCCGACCGCCATCGACATTCCCGACTTCACCTTCGACGTGATGGTCAAGCGGGTGTCGGCCCGCACCCATGGCCTGGTGGGCAAGAACCGCGTCCTGATCATCGGCTGCGAGCACGGGGCGGTCTTGGACCATCTCAAGGGCCCGTCGGTGGGCGTGCTGCCGCTGCATTGCACCGGCATGATGCCGCCGTCGCTGATCGACTACGTGCTGAACAAGGACCTGGCCGACGGCGTGCTGGTCACCGCCTGCCGCCCCGGCGAGTGTTTCTACCGCCTGGGTCCGGAATGGACCGAGCTGCGCATGAACGGCCAGCGTGTGCCCAAGCTGCGCGGCGCCGTGTCGCGTGACCGGGTCCGCCTGTTCTGGGCCGCCAGCACCGAAACCAAGGCCCTGATGGCTGAATTGGCGGCCTTCCGGGTGGCGCTGGAGGAATTGCCGCCCGTTGAACGTCCCGAATCCACCAAAAGGAGGGTGGCGGAATGA